The Oryza glaberrima chromosome 5, OglaRS2, whole genome shotgun sequence DNA segment AGCCACATTTAAAGTTTGCCTCAAAGACCACATACAACTATCCATCACTCCATCAGAGATGGTAAATTGTCTATACTCTGTACCATTGTTAAGAGATCATAGCAAATACAAGCTAATTAACTGGGTGAAGCTTCCTAAATGAGAAAAGGGAACAATTGCCACAAACCTCTGTACTTCTGGCAAGCTCTAGAGAAAAAATGAAGGAAGGACTGAGTGGGCTTGTTAATCCTACACCATAACTGATTGCACAATTCCAGTTCTTCCAATCTGTATATGGCATAAGATGTTTGTTTCCACCTATTGCAGAATTCGCATAATGTAGAATTAGTATAGCaccataattaaaaaaaactcaaaaggtGCAAATAAATAACTCAATATTCATGTTAATTCTCTAAATGCATGAAAATGCAGATGAACGCCAAGATAGCAGATACCTATTGCACAAGTCATAACAAAAACAGCATTCCAGTCCAGTAATATTAAAACCAACATACAATAAACTTCAGCCTTTTAGTATCTTTATCTGAATTTAGAAGAACATTCATCCATAGTTATTTGGATAAGACAAAGATGCAGTCCATAGGCCTCTATCTGAATGAAAAATTTCAGGTTTCCCATGACATGCATGTATATTCTTCTGATGGTGAATAGAATGATTGAAAtcctggtaaaaaaaaaagaatgattgAAATGAAAAGCGCCGAACTGACATTTTAAGGGAAAACTATGTCCATATAcattaaaaaacttttgttaaaaaaaatactagaagagaaaaggaacacCAAGTGCTGCAACTATTTATTGTGTTCCCAACTTTGCATGCTCCACACCTCCAACAAATAGGCCCCTCAAAACCAGCATAAAATTTCAAAGTCCAACTCAGCTAACATAATACAAAGATGCTATTCAAAATTCACGATTGAACTTTTTTCATCTTCTGTTGATTAACTTAGGTGCTGGAGTTGAAATTTTACCAGTTGATAAACTAATCAACATCTATTTACTGAAGACTAATGTGATTGGAAGTAATTTGGGCTTCAGACTAGAAAAACTTTACTAAGTGGCTTGTATTGCACTCCTGCACTTAAGCTCCCTTTTCTCCCGACCAACCATGCTCCAGAGGGTAGTTCAGCAGATCCTgtcaaaaaagagagagagagaaggtaaTATCAGCACATGTGACCTTAGGAAAAAGTGAACTGCATATAGACATTATTAGGGGCCTCTTCGAGGACATTGTAAAGATTGGATATTGTGGTATGTTTATAAACAGTCACATATCATCTTTAGTCATAACAATAAATCGCATGAGAATCATAAATGATTACATACCAGGAAATGGCACAAAGGAAGACCCAAATGATAGATTCTCTGAACCGTATCTTACTCCCATGACACCATAATCCTCAGAACGcaccctgaaaaaacttatctctCTGATTCTGATGGTTTATAAATTATAAGCATATTGATTGAAATTATTCAGATGAACATTATTTGCAATCATTTATCTATGATGTCAACAAACATAGTTGTGGAAAGCTCTAACAACTCCATGCATGATTTGCAACTGCAAACAAGATGGGGTAATCTACCTGTTCCCCATTAGTAAAGGGAATGTCCCAAACGCACCAACACGGTACTTAGGATGGTAAGCACATGACCTAACCTGCAACATTCTGGATAACAAGTTATGAGCCAAACCAGCATCATCCACATAATTTTCATAAGTAAATAATAACTGCATTGATGATATTATCCACATAACAAGAAAGTACTTACGGGTTTGAAGTTGACACAAGAAGGTCCACAAAGGTATGGGGATCATCTAAATCTCTAAAAAATTAGTAAAGCATTTTTATGTTAAATTATAAAGTATAGTACATAAAAATCAAGGACTGGTAATATATATGGAATAGTAAGTACTTCTGCCAGCGAAATAGAGCATCTCCCTTTACTTGTGTTCCGTCTATTTTATCAGCAGCTGCAGACACCTAGTAATATTAAGGtaggcaattttttttctttcaaaaactAGAATTCAAGTCCATAAAAAGCATATTTATTGCACCAAGAAAAAGTCACTGAATCTGACTTCCCAGAAAGTATCATCTTAAAATAATTTCTTGTACCAAAGATGAACAAATGCAAACGATGTTAACAATCTAAGTTAATTTATCAGTCATGAGTCATGCAATAACATTGATCCTATCAGGCCTCCCAGTAGACATAAATTTGTGCCAAAATTTAACATATAATTGGCACCAGTAGATCATAATCGCCAGAACAAGCAAAAATGGTAGAGGGCAGACCTTTTCAACACAGACTTGCTTTTCCAGATTTTGGTTATAAATAACAGCAACAATGTCATTAAGTGGTATAAAAACCATGGCATGGTAACGAAAGGGAGAGATGATCTAACCTTCTTTGAGCAAAGAGTTATGAACAGAGGCAATGGTAATTGCTAGCAAAATGAAGCAACAGAAAATGACAACTATAAGAAgggtaaaaaaaatggtgatctGCTTATCCTCATTTCCTCATTTCCTATTAAGCTTAGACAGAAACCATAGTACCAGAAGAACCtgaaacaacaaaataaaataacatggtAATGCCATGTCATGTTTGGCAGGATACAGTGGCAATCAAATCAACATGAGGATCCTCCAGTGGCTTCAGCATGACCCTTGAGGTCATATTCCCCGCATGATCAAAGTAGTCCTCAAACAGATTCTGCAGCGAGAGCTTCCCAAACATTAGCTCATACGCTGGCACCGACATCCTGCATATTTAGGACCGGAACCATTTCAGTGAATCACAACAGAAGGATCATAGGCTAACTACATAGAGACCTCTCGTCCTTTTAGGAGCATTACAATTAATCACAAGGCACACAGATTATCAGTATATCTTATCAAAATGCTTGCGTCCGTCCAGTGTCTCAGCCAGAGATGTGCATTCCCAGCAAAAATTATCAGAATCGGAACTACAACCATAAGCAGCCGGTGTGAATGCCATTGTACATTTGCACCGACCTACAGCTTCGGTTCAGTTCAGAATGTAGAGAACGGCCAAGCGCGAGATACCACTAAACACTAATCACGATTATTCAGCCTAGCGAGTGGGGGAACCTGCAACTACAAGGCTCTAGTTACTGAAGCGAATCGCGCATTCATGTAGAAGTAGAACACGTTTGAATCAACCGAGAGTGTAATAAGGCGAGCACTACCAGTGACACTAGCTCCTGACGCAAACGAGCGAGTTCGACGGATTTCGTTTAGGGAGGGAAGGTgagaagggagaagagggggg contains these protein-coding regions:
- the LOC127774983 gene encoding uncharacterized protein LOC127774983, whose amino-acid sequence is MGIFWSKAEPPPPMVLVPPLFDYPPIAARTRMSVPAYELMFGKLSLQNLFEDYFDHAGNMTSRVMLKPLEDPHVDLIATVSAAADKIDGTQVKGDALFRWQKDLDDPHTFVDLLVSTSNPMLQVRSCAYHPKYRVGAFGTFPLLMGNRVRSEDYGVMGVRYGSENLSFGSSFVPFPGSAELPSGAWLVGRKGSLSAGVQYKPLSGNKHLMPYTDWKNWNCAISYGVGLTSPLSPSFIFSLELARSTEFIASFYQHMVVQRRVKNPFEDDQIVGITNYIDFGLELATRIDKDKPSESANNSLFQFAASWQANKNFLFKGKLGPSKSSVALAFKSWWRPSFTFSVTAVNDHLKGTRSYGFGIRVEDLRQPSYQRADPNYVMLTPSKEHLAPGVLREYGKRPMFQAEVDSGNYDHLPTELKPISKIF